Proteins from one Leishmania infantum JPCM5 genome chromosome 21 genomic window:
- a CDS encoding putative vesicule-associated membrane protein, with translation MASNVNEESHALYGAVVVRLVDRVMLCKTPNVPTDGFTIPGTAWADLVSRCSAPHFRTSAFLNVTADKDPKQEVTLSYHLMTDDAFGYGIIGAKAVSRRDGHAALDELAALFKKMFVEPPSTLNPKLADVFVRPARDLLMKHSSGAAAGSAENKVTKVKLAVDEVKNMALDNVERVIQRGQRIDDIVQATDDLQFQAEGFQRSSRDLRNQMWWSSMKGRIMLAGAVGFMLLLVYFTFFAGNGNKKTVTTQAPSSAPK, from the coding sequence ATGGCTAGCAACGTGAACGAGGAGTCTCACGCGCTCTACGGGGCCGTAGTGGTGCGCCTGGTGGATCGCGTGATGCTCTGCAAGACGCCTAACGTGCCCACGGACGGCTTCACGATTCCAGGCACCGCATGGGCGGACCTcgtcagccgctgcagcgccccGCACTTCCGCACCTCTGCATTCCTAAACGTGACAGCCGACAAAGACCCGAAACAGGAGGTGACCTTGTCCTACCACCTCATGACGGATGACGCGTTTGGCTACGGCATTATCGGTGCCAAGGCAGTCAGCCGCCGAGACGGGCACGCCGCGCTGGACGAGCTGGCGGCTCTCTTCAAGAAGATGTTTGTGGAGCCCCCGTCGACGCTGAATCCAAAGCTGGCGGACGTTTTTGTGCGTCCGGCGCGCGACCTGCTGATgaagcacagcagcggcgccgccgcgggctCGGCGGAGAACAAGGTGACGAAGGTGAAGCTAGCCGTCGATGAAGTAAAGAACATGGCGCTGGACAACGTCGAACGTGTTATTCAGCGTGGACAGCGCATCGACGACATTGTGCAGGCCACCGATGATCTGCAGTTTCAGGCAGAGGGCTTCCAGCGGAGCAGCCGTGATCTGCGCAACCAGATGTGGTGGAGCTCGATGAAGGGGCGCATTATGCTGGCGGGCGCCGTGGGTTTCATGCTATTATTGGTCTACTTCACGTTCTTTGCTGGCAACGGCAACAAGAAGACGGTGACAACGCAAGCTCCGAGCTCGGCACCGAAGTAG